The Theropithecus gelada isolate Dixy chromosome 3, Tgel_1.0, whole genome shotgun sequence genomic sequence tcccagctactctggaggcttaggcaggagaatcgcttgaacccaggaggccgaggttgcagtgagccatgattgtaccattgcactccatcctggacaagagcgaaactccgccttaaaaaaaaaaaaaaaaaaaagtactgtggGAGCAGAGAACAGAGCATCTCATTCTCCTATGAGTGCTGTAGGAAAGCAACCTTGATTAAGGGACATTTTAGCTGAATCTCAAAAAGGATTTTATCcagctgggcagtggctcacacttgtaatcccagcactttgggaggctaaggcaggcagatcacctgaggtgaggagttcgagaccagcctggcagcctgtccaacatggcaaaaccctgtctctactaaaaatataaaaaatagcctgacgtggtgccaggtgcctgtaatcccagctactcaggaggccaaggcaggagaatcacttgaacttgggaggcagaggttgcagtgtgctgagatcacgctattgcactccagcctgggtgacaagagtgaaactccatctcaaaaaaaaaaaaaagatttcatccAAAGGACTCGGTGGGGGGAAGTCATTTCAGCTATGATGAGTGGTTTGTGGAAGTTCATTTAGCCATGATAGGGCATGACATTCTACGGGAACATAGTGGTTTGGCAACATTGAGCCTAGAGCTTGGCATTTAGTAGGCATTCTTAAATGAATGACAAGGACAGTTGGGCTAGAATATGAAGGGTCTTTTGTGTTTTAGATTtcatccttatttttttcttgagacggggtcttgctctgtcacccaggctggagttcagtggtgccatctcagctcactgcaacttcctggttcaaccaattcttatgcatcagcttcctgagtagctagattTCATCCTTTAAGCCagcagtcctcaacctttttggcaccagggaccagtttcatggaagacagtttttccacagaggcagggtggggggaggatgaaactgttccacctcagatcatcaggagttagttagattctcataaggagcgcacaacctagaCCCCtcccatgcacagttcacaatagggtttgtgctcctatgggaatgtaatgccgctgctgatctgacaggaggcggcgCGCAGGTGGTAATACGGTGGCTCAacgccgctcacctcctgctgtgtggccctgtTCCTCACAGGCCACTGAATGGTATCAGTCTGCTGTCCTGGGGGTTGGGGATCCCTGCTTGAACCCAAAGAAAGACGCTTGGAAACACCGGTAGGGATGAAGACTGGAGGAAAGGGAATGGGCAGAGAGGCTGCTGCAAAAGTCTAGGATGGAAATAAGGACCTGAACTAAAGTTGATGTAGTGGGGATGgagtggaaaaaatatttcaggaagaaaGGACAGAGTCATTGATTTGTTTGCTGTGCCAGGGGGCGAATAGGTGCTGAGGATGGTTTCACATCCAGAGTTCGGCACACAGGTGGGTAGAAATGCTGTTCATTATCAAGGATTAGAAACACAGGAGTAAGCTGAAGAATGACTGCATgatccttgacctttgagagaCCTTAGTTTGAATACTGACTCTTGTTTACCAGCTACACACATTGCTTAACCTCCCTGAACTTGTTTTCCTCgtatgtaaaatgagaataccTGCTGCAGCAGGGTTGTTATAAAGAACAGGtgattctaggccgggcgcagtggctcacgcctgtaatcccagcacttcgggaggctgaggcaggtggatcacctgaggtcaggagttagggaccagccttgccaacatggtgaaaccccatctctactaaaaaataaaaataaaaaaattagctgggcatggtggcaggcacctgtaattctagctacgtgggaggctgaggcaggagaatctcatgaacctgggaggcagaggttgcagtgagccgagatcatgccattgcactccagtctgggcaacaggagcaaaactctgtcaatgAATCAGTCAATCAGTATAATAGGTGATTCTAGTTACcatttgtagtttatttgcaGTACTTTGAGCTAAGCATAGAGCTAAGTGCTTGATGTATATTATAACATTGAATTGTCTTGATAACTTTAGAGGTGCAGGTATTAGAGCCTCATTTTATCGTGGAAAATGCTGAGCTTGGAGTGGTTAAGTGACTCACAGCTAGTGGTGAGGGTAGCATGCTTATAGGCTAGAGGGAAGGCTCCAGTGGGAAGGAAGAATATAAACAATATAGGAAGAGATGGTAACTGATAGAGCAAGGGTACTGAAGGGAATGACCTGGAGTGCTTAGTGAGAAGATCAACTCTGGAAATGTCATCCTGTTTTCCAAAAATTAAGCAGCTAATTTTGTGGgatttgtttttgacacaggataactgtcacccaggctggagtacagtggcatgattctagctcactgcatcctcaaactcctgggctcaagcagtcctcctgtcagCCTCCTAGGAGGCCGGTGCTAGaggcatgtcaccatgcctggcagttttgttttttttttaagtagagaacGGGTGTCACTGTATCACTCAGGCTCTAATTTTTGTACTAGAAGACTCCTTAAGTATCTTATCTTTCCTAAGTCCTGGCTTGTTTTCCATGCATTACTTTTTCATATTACATATTGCATTACCAGGTCACAGATGGGAACTACTGatttgtttctctccctctctcaacaGTATTTTAATAAGCGGAAAACCTACTTTGCTCACGATGCCCTTCAGCAGTGCACAGTTGGGGATATTGTGCTTCTCAGAGCTTTACCTGTTCCACGAGCAAAGCATGTGAAACATGAACTGGCCGAGATCGTTTTCAAAGTTGGAAGAGTCATAGATCCAGTGACAGGAAAGCCCTGTGCAGGAACTACCTACCTGGAGAGTCCGTTGAGTTCGGAAACCACCCAGCTAAGCAAAAATCTGGAAGAACTCAATATCTCTTCAGCACAGTGAAGGGGGAGTGGAAGAAGGAGCTAAAGGGGAAAATTGACATGTTTATGttatggaaaaagaaatttttctaaGTTTCATCACAAACTGTGTCCAATTTCTCTGTGGTGTTCGTGAAATAGCTAAAAGCAAATGAAGTAAAGGGCATATTATGGTTTTTCATAAAAGTTTATGGTTATATGtcaaattttcatttcagtgaaCATACTTCCACGTTACACTAAGTGTGCCTAGCAGTCTATTGCATTTTGTGAGCTCACTGTTTcagaaggttttgtttttgttttttgagacagggtctcgctttgttgcccggtctggagtacagtggtataatcttggctcactgcagcctcgacctccctggctccagcatcTTTCtaccccagccttctgagtagctgggaacacaggagcatgccattacacctggctgattttctgtaaattttgtagagacaaggtctccctgtgttgcccaggctggtctcggagcCCTGGGagcgatctgcccatcttggcctacaaaagtgctgggattacaggcctgagccagtgtgcccagccggTTTCCTTATTTTCATTCAAAGGAATTTTGAATTTATCTTAGAACCTTTAttttgaaggaaggaaggaagaaagtttgtttgtttgagatggagtttcgctgttgttgcccaggctggagtgcaatggcatgatcttggcccaccacaatctccgcctcccaggttcaagtaattctgggattacaggcacgtgctgggattacaggcatatgccaccatgcctggctaattttgtatttttggtagagacggggtttctccatgttggtcaggcgggtcttgaattcccaacctcaggtgatccacctgccttgggcctcaaagtgctgggactacaggcatgagccactgtacccggccagaAGAAAGCCTCTTAATATAAACAGATAAGACCACATTAAGTGAGTATTGTTGATCCTATGtaggcaaaataaatatttttctgatttcacCAGTTCCAAAGAGAAATAACATGCTTATGGTCAGAATTCTTTCAATCAGGCTGTGTTAGTAAGAATGTTGAtgtgtggaaaataaaattttataattctgtgtCACTTTTCTTATATCCTAGACTAGATTAAATAGGTATAAATTCCTAAAATCTGACACATTAAGTTGTAGGACTTCTCCCACATGCATTTGAGATGAAGAGTGAGTTTTGTTGCTATTAATACACCACGATAACTTACATTTTGACTTAAGGAAGCATTGAgcagtgtatttctttttttctttttctttttctttttttgaggtggagtctctgttgcccaggctggagtgcagtggcacaatcttggctcactgcaaactccgcctcctgggttcaagcaattctgcctcagccttctcaagtagctgggactacaggagtgcaccgccatgcccagctaattttttttgtatttttagtagaaacgaggtttcaccatgttggccaggctggtctcaaactcttgacctcgggtgatctgcccaactcagcctcccaaagtgctgggattacaggcatgagccgctgcgacCGGCCAAAAGGGGAATATTTAAATCTTAGCTGATacatgtttgttttgagatggagtctttgctctgttgcccaggctagagcacaatggcatgatctcagctcactgcaacctctgcctcccaggttcaagcgctactcctgcctttgcctcctgggttcaagcgcttctcctgcctcagcctcccaagtagctgggattacagccacctgccaccatgcccagctcattttgtatttttagtagagatggggtttcagcatgttggacaggctggtcttaaactcctgacctcaagtgatctgtctgcctcaacctgccaaagtgctgggattacaggcgtgataaactcctgacctcaggtgatcatccgcctcagcctgccaaagtgctgggattacaggcatgagccaccgtgcccagtcttgATACATGTATTGTGTCAGCACAGGGTTTCCAGGATGATCACAGGCCTTGCCCGCCTCAGGGATCAATCTAGCTGGGGAAGTATGCACAGGTGCCTCCATGGCAAACAGGATATGGGTGAGGGTGAATTGAAGGTCACTTCCCAGGAGAGATGAGTTGGTGCTAGAAGTAAGCATTGAAGCAAGAGTCTGCAGGACAGAGATGATGGGGTGGAAAGGACATTtgaggcagaggaaagggaatgtAAAATCCACAAAGTGAATGAAAGTATAACCAGGGCTTCTGGAAGCAGATAATTGCTACGACATTTTCAGCAGTGGTGGAACTCAGAAATAGGTGAAAGTAACTGTAAGTAATAGTGGTTGAATGTTTTAAAGAGTGATAAaattgcatttgcattttaataaaagtgCATGATTGTAGAGAACGGACTGGAAGGGGACATGTTAGAGATGGGGAGACTGCAGTTCAAAGACTGGTCCTAAGACCCAAACTGAGTTGTGCAGGGAAGGACTGAATAACAGCAGTGAGGGATTGAATAACAGGTTCCAAGGTAGAACTGGTGCCAGGGTAGGTGAGTGAAAAAGGGAAGCATCTTAGACTGTCCAGATCTCCAGCAGGTGGGGCTGTGGGACTGCTTAGCCTGGAAGGGTACAGGAAAGTATCGGGTatctcccacaaaaaaaaaatgagttcggCTGGGTgctgcggctcatgcctgtagtcccagcacttggggaggccaaggcgagcaggtcataaggtcaggagttcaagaccagcctgatcaacatggtgaaatcccatctcgactaaaaatacaaaaattagctaggcatggtggtgggcgcctgtaatcccagctactctggaggctgaggcaggagaatcacttgaacctgggaggtggaggttgcagtgagcattgcactccagcttgggcaaaaaaaaaaaaaaaaggccaggtgtggtggctcacgcctgtaatctcagcactttgggaggccgaggtgggcggatcatgaggtcaggagatggagaccatcctggctaacacggtgaaaccccgtctctattaaaaatacaaaaaaaaaaaaaaaattaacctggtgtggtggcgggcacctgtagtcccagctactcaggaggctgaggcagaagaatggcatgaacctgggaggcagagcttgaagtgagctgagatcgcaccactgcactccaacctgggtgacagagcgagactccgtctcaaaaaaaaaaaaaagagaatgagttcatgtcctttgcagggacatggataaagctggccatcattctcagcaacattttcagcaaattaacacaggaacagaaaaccaaacaccacatgttctcacttataagtgggagttgaacaatgagaacacatggacacagggaggagaacttcatacacgtggacacagggaggggaacatcatatgTAACATAAGATTTGCAAGAAATCAAAAAGCATTTAAATATCCACACGGAAGTGAGGCAAGACTGATATTGTAGAAAAGTCAAAtcagtcgggtgcggtggctcacgcctgtaatcccagcacttcgggaggtcgaggtgggcagatcatgaggtcaggagtttgagagcagcctggccaaaatggtgaaaccccatctctactaaaaatataaaaattagccgggtatgggggcacacgcctgtaatcacagctactcaggagactgaggcaggagaatagcttgaacctgggaggcagagattgcagtgagccaagatcaccccactgcactccagcctgggcaacagagcgagactctgtctcaaaagaaaaaaaaaagaaaaaaaagaaaggcaaatcaGTGATAGTAAGAATACACTTGAGAAGTTCTCTAAGAATGTAGAGGAAAAGGATAAAGGAATGGAAGTAATGAAACTGATAGTTCTGTGagactcaattttatttttatttttatttatttttattttttttttgagacgaggtctcgctctgtcgcccaggcaggagtgcagtggtggatctcagctcactgcaagctctgcttcccgggttcacgccattttcctgcctcagcctcccgtgtagctgggactacaggcgcccgccacctcgcccagctagttttttggggtttttttgtattttttagtagagacggggtttcacattgttagccaggatggtctcgatttcctgacctcatgatacactcgtctcggcctcccaaagtgctgggattacaggcttgagccactgcgcccggccgagactcaATTTTAAAACgccaatataaataaaataaaattttcagattagagtagaacaaaaacaacaaactaatgaaaaaaaaatagaaaacattttttctttagaaaaatcatGTTCTATAAAAAGAGATCCTCACGAAGATGTATCCTggcaaaatatatattgaaatgctggaaaactttaaaacattccaGGATCTGAGAAAAGTACTTAGAACTGAAGGAAAATCAGACTGACCCTGTCTTTTCCTCTGTGATAGAAAGTTCAAAAAAACACCAGAATACCATCTACACAGTTGAGGGTAAGGGTTAGAAACCCAAGGAATAACCAGAGATTTTGAAAAAACGCTTGTGTAGTCTGACATCTGTGAAAATAACATACTTGGCTGTTTTTGCTTTGAGAGTACATATCACTAATAAGCAGCTTAAGAAAAAGATCAccttagttcaaccattgtggaagacagtgtggcgattcctcaagaatctagaacaagaaataccatttgacccagcaatcccattactgggtatataccgaaaggattataaatcattctactataaagacatacgcacacatatgtttattgcagcgctacttacaatagcaaagacttggaaccaacccaaatgcccatcagtgataggataaagaaaatgtggcacatatacactatggaatactatgcagccataaaaaagaatgagttcatgtactttgcagggacgtggatgaagctggaagccatcattctcagcaaactaacacaggaacagaaaaccaacaccacatgttctcactcataagtgggagttgaacaacgagaatacatggacacagggaaaggaacatcacataccagggcctgtcggggggctgggggcaaggggagggagagcattaggacaaatacctaatgcgtgc encodes the following:
- the MRPS17 gene encoding 28S ribosomal protein S17, mitochondrial, yielding MSVVRSSVHAKWIVGKVIGTKMQKTAKVRVTRLVLDPYLLKYFNKRKTYFAHDALQQCTVGDIVLLRALPVPRAKHVKHELAEIVFKVGRVIDPVTGKPCAGTTYLESPLSSETTQLSKNLEELNISSAQ